One genomic window of Nitrospirota bacterium includes the following:
- a CDS encoding TldD/PmbA family protein encodes MGVKPLTVESLDRIKRTASDLVRQASKSLRHCHYADLRIELVEIKSARSENGSGKSASDDYTFGFGIRVLAGDPLPAPGYFGHRLGSADLPKLAPLIKTGLRQAYERAMANARYKAEMRKCFKELGDSLAGLPLAPIETHQDTVKAEYGIDPRSVPLAEVARYTTEVSRAVKGLGQRIRFNAIATSTSFSRELFASSEGTLIDQSFATTLGFCSVVAENDQAEQSLYDYIGHQRGWEVVTEGTRTELIRHLDLLTFSTSLAHDCLKLIDAPPLKATDKDVVVVTDPHYNTLKAHEIIGHPTELDRALKMETAYAGRSWLLRSLKETQLGKPVASPFVTAYSDPSLPGLGHYAYDHEGTPAHKVMHIEKGVFKGFMNSRQTAAILGVEPNGSYKAIEASLVPLIRMSNTVFGAGSQDPQKIIGEVDRGYYLVGHRTPSIAESRENFSISAQKVYEIRNGQIGQLYRGGGMTADTKDYLMKVDAVGKDFRLFPIPNCGKGQPMQTKRLGNGAPTMRSRARLTGL; translated from the coding sequence TTGGGCGTCAAGCCGCTCACAGTCGAAAGCCTCGACAGGATCAAACGCACCGCGTCTGATCTTGTCCGCCAAGCCAGCAAGAGCCTGCGACACTGTCATTACGCAGACCTGCGCATCGAACTCGTCGAAATCAAATCCGCCCGATCAGAGAACGGATCCGGAAAATCCGCGTCCGACGACTATACCTTCGGCTTCGGCATCCGGGTCCTGGCCGGCGATCCCCTGCCGGCCCCTGGCTATTTCGGCCACCGCCTGGGGAGCGCAGACCTGCCCAAATTGGCCCCCCTCATCAAAACCGGACTGCGCCAGGCCTATGAACGGGCCATGGCCAATGCACGCTACAAGGCCGAGATGCGCAAGTGTTTCAAGGAGTTGGGCGACAGCCTCGCCGGCTTGCCCCTGGCGCCGATCGAAACCCACCAGGATACCGTCAAGGCCGAGTATGGGATCGACCCCCGCTCCGTCCCCCTGGCCGAGGTCGCCCGGTACACAACCGAGGTGTCTCGGGCCGTGAAAGGCCTGGGCCAGCGCATCCGGTTCAATGCCATTGCGACCAGCACGAGCTTCAGCCGAGAACTCTTCGCCAGCTCGGAAGGAACCCTGATCGACCAGTCCTTCGCCACCACGTTGGGCTTCTGCTCCGTGGTCGCGGAAAACGACCAGGCGGAACAGTCCCTCTACGACTACATCGGCCACCAGCGCGGCTGGGAAGTGGTCACGGAAGGGACCAGGACCGAGTTGATCCGCCACTTGGATCTGCTCACGTTCTCGACCAGCTTGGCCCATGACTGCCTCAAGCTGATCGATGCGCCGCCGCTCAAAGCAACGGACAAGGACGTGGTGGTGGTCACGGACCCGCACTACAACACGCTGAAGGCCCATGAAATCATCGGGCACCCGACCGAGCTGGACCGGGCTCTCAAGATGGAAACGGCCTATGCCGGACGCAGTTGGTTGCTGCGGTCGCTGAAAGAGACCCAGCTCGGCAAGCCGGTGGCCTCTCCGTTCGTCACCGCCTATTCCGATCCAAGCCTGCCGGGGCTCGGCCATTACGCCTATGACCATGAAGGCACGCCGGCGCACAAAGTCATGCACATCGAGAAGGGGGTGTTCAAAGGATTCATGAACAGCCGCCAGACCGCGGCCATCCTGGGCGTGGAGCCCAACGGTTCATACAAAGCCATCGAGGCCTCTCTAGTCCCGTTGATTCGAATGTCCAACACGGTCTTCGGCGCCGGCTCGCAGGACCCCCAGAAGATCATCGGCGAGGTGGATCGCGGTTACTACCTGGTGGGACACCGGACCCCGTCCATCGCCGAGTCCCGCGAAAACTTCAGCATCTCGGCCCAAAAGGTGTACGAGATTCGGAACGGACAAATCGGCCAACTCTATCGCGGCGGAGGCATGACCGCCGATACCAAAGACTATTTGATGAAGGTGGATGCGGTTGGAAAGGACTTCCGCCTCTTCCCCATCCCCAATTGCGGCAAGGGCCAGCCCATGCAGACAAAGCGGCTCGGCAACGGAGCCCCGACCATGCGCAGCCGTGCCCGCCTGACCGGCCTATGA
- a CDS encoding symmetrical bis(5'-nucleosyl)-tetraphosphatase, which translates to MAIYAIGDVQGCFSALERLVEQIRFDPARDRLWFVGDLVNRGPDSLSVLRYIKRLGPAAVAVLGNHDLHLLAIAAGITKLGRKDTVQDVLQAPDRDELMIWLRHQPLVHVADGHILLHAGLLPQWTIAQTQQLAREVEAVLRSPRYPEFLGYLYEVGYRENSGPRRWTDSLAGRERLGVIANALTKLRVCSAEGDMGLSYKGAPQAAPTGLIPWFHVPDRKSTEATVVCGHWAALGLHIQDNLLVLDSGYVWGQQLTAVRLEDRQVFQVHNGGPA; encoded by the coding sequence ATGGCAATCTACGCGATCGGAGACGTGCAGGGCTGTTTCTCCGCGCTGGAGCGTCTCGTCGAGCAGATCCGGTTCGATCCGGCCCGCGACCGACTCTGGTTCGTCGGCGATTTAGTCAACCGGGGGCCCGATTCGCTCTCGGTCCTGCGCTACATCAAGAGACTCGGCCCGGCGGCGGTCGCAGTGCTGGGCAATCACGATCTGCACCTGCTGGCCATCGCGGCCGGCATCACCAAACTGGGTCGCAAAGACACGGTCCAAGACGTGTTGCAGGCGCCGGATCGTGACGAGTTGATGATCTGGCTCCGTCATCAGCCGCTGGTCCACGTCGCCGACGGCCATATCCTGTTGCATGCGGGGCTCTTGCCCCAATGGACAATCGCCCAAACCCAGCAGCTCGCACGGGAGGTTGAAGCCGTGCTTCGTTCGCCTCGCTATCCTGAATTCCTGGGTTACTTGTATGAAGTGGGCTACAGGGAGAACAGCGGTCCGCGCCGCTGGACCGACAGCCTGGCCGGCCGCGAGCGCCTCGGGGTCATCGCCAATGCCTTGACCAAGCTGCGGGTCTGTTCCGCGGAAGGAGACATGGGGCTCTCGTACAAAGGCGCCCCGCAAGCTGCGCCAACGGGACTCATCCCCTGGTTTCACGTCCCGGACCGGAAAAGCACCGAGGCCACCGTCGTCTGCGGCCACTGGGCCGCCCTGGGACTGCACATCCAGGACAACCTGCTCGTGCTGGACAGCGGCTACGTTTGGGGACAACAGTTGACGGCAGTCCGGCTCGAGGATCGGCAAGTCTTTCAGGTCCACAACGGGGGGCCGGCGTGA
- a CDS encoding TldD/PmbA family protein: protein MISLATLKSAVQRALRQAAQAKDVQEAEVYASSTGHLLCRLNYTSAIPCNGVEEPKSSEAFGLGIRAVFSGTDGPRIGFGSEARDLSPTGIKRALEKARQNAVPDPEFMSFPAPPQARSPKLAPSHDRAIMDLKDGTLVEAGWKVLQEALKTFASSEPLAKLAGSKEKLANLGLIVGGDVSLFRQRIAIGSTRMPKVQTDESTYITSSVTSMVERKAAKGSGYAAATHLAKFKGEAGADAARNAILGAGGQRLPSGTYNVVLGPQPVADLMTNLLLPSLSADAFYSCKSAFLGEVGRPVAADLLTIYDHGAAKGFVGTKRLTCEGLPTGRTNLIQAGVLQGLLSNHYETQRLLKDPRAREKLGLNPQEHQEVLIPRNGFRLSNSGGRQFDALPSIAATNLFIEGSAPHSRESLLASVGTGVYIGRIWYTYAMNGLRAGDFTCTVVGDSFLIQDGRLTAPLRGNTIRITGNIRSLLRQVTGVTKQAQPIIGWSADEVIYAPEIAVRGLHLAEIAQFMESV from the coding sequence ATGATCTCTCTCGCCACATTGAAAAGCGCCGTCCAGCGTGCGCTCCGACAGGCCGCCCAGGCCAAGGATGTCCAGGAAGCAGAGGTCTATGCTTCCAGCACGGGGCATCTGCTCTGCCGGCTGAATTACACCTCTGCCATCCCCTGCAACGGCGTCGAAGAACCGAAATCGTCCGAGGCCTTCGGCCTCGGCATCCGGGCGGTCTTCTCCGGAACGGACGGCCCGCGTATCGGCTTCGGCAGCGAGGCCAGAGACCTCTCGCCGACCGGCATCAAACGGGCGCTGGAGAAGGCCAGGCAGAATGCCGTGCCCGACCCGGAATTCATGTCCTTTCCGGCTCCGCCACAGGCCCGGTCTCCGAAGCTTGCCCCCTCCCATGACCGCGCGATCATGGACCTCAAAGACGGCACGCTGGTAGAAGCCGGGTGGAAAGTTCTCCAGGAAGCGCTGAAGACCTTCGCATCTTCGGAGCCGCTCGCCAAACTGGCCGGCTCCAAGGAGAAGCTGGCCAACCTGGGCCTCATCGTGGGCGGCGACGTCAGTCTCTTCCGGCAACGCATCGCCATCGGCTCCACCCGGATGCCCAAGGTCCAGACCGACGAATCCACCTATATCACTTCGTCCGTCACCTCCATGGTGGAACGGAAAGCCGCTAAGGGCAGCGGCTATGCGGCGGCTACCCATCTGGCTAAGTTCAAAGGAGAGGCGGGCGCCGACGCGGCCCGCAATGCCATCCTCGGCGCGGGCGGGCAGCGTCTGCCCAGCGGCACCTACAACGTGGTCCTGGGCCCGCAGCCGGTGGCAGACCTCATGACGAATCTCCTCCTCCCCAGCTTGAGCGCCGACGCCTTTTACAGTTGCAAGTCGGCCTTCCTCGGGGAAGTGGGCCGCCCCGTGGCTGCCGATCTCCTGACCATCTACGACCATGGAGCCGCCAAGGGCTTTGTCGGCACCAAACGCCTCACCTGCGAAGGCCTGCCGACCGGCCGGACCAACCTGATTCAGGCCGGCGTCCTGCAAGGCCTGCTCTCGAACCACTATGAAACCCAGCGGCTCCTGAAGGACCCGCGCGCGCGGGAGAAGCTGGGCCTGAACCCGCAGGAACACCAGGAGGTACTGATTCCGCGCAACGGCTTCCGCCTCTCCAACAGCGGCGGACGGCAGTTCGATGCGCTGCCTTCGATCGCCGCGACCAACCTGTTCATCGAAGGCTCCGCACCCCACAGCAGAGAGAGCCTGCTGGCGTCGGTCGGCACCGGAGTCTACATCGGCCGCATCTGGTACACCTATGCGATGAACGGGCTCCGGGCCGGGGACTTTACCTGCACCGTCGTGGGCGATTCCTTCCTGATTCAAGACGGACGCCTGACCGCTCCTTTGCGCGGCAATACCATTCGCATCACGGGCAACATCCGGTCCCTCCTGCGGCAAGTGACCGGCGTCACCAAGCAGGCCCAGCCGATCATCGGCTGGTCGGCCGATGAAGTCATCTACGCCCCCGAGATCGCCGTCCGCGGCCTCCACCTCGCCGAGATTGCCCAATTCATGGAATCCGTGTAA
- a CDS encoding pentapeptide repeat-containing protein translates to MLTPSKSLVCTILMSNNEPCGREVHSYESKLNDRPVCIMHSSDPEKDFSRFHQEIVEILAGESIHSRRAETFDFSWFVFLDYHFGRMSFERKTIFRSARFLCGAHFSSMWFAHGADFTDTLFENSVDFQTAVFAEDVRFDSAQFSGEANFRQVVCRGEGWWPAVNFKGNASFAQSNFSKEANFSMATFESNVDFSGARFAFCGNFKGATFREGANFASAVFASTGEPAADGANVPHVIADFSGARYEKPSHVSFYQVNRDIQGGLRARFVNCNMEAVRFVDVNWHRWHGRKVLQDELDIVSPLKNEESETEKFFKQAMGKPPTRYELVAVGYRKLVDNFEKVREYDSAEDFSIGVMEMKRLDPAQPIFVRVAVNLYRWASNYGSNYWQALVVLALMVVVFGLLYSLVGLTPRPKQTVLEPIGLVHAVEVATFKGETHAIAGNGVAWFLEILERVLIPAQVALLLLALRRRFRR, encoded by the coding sequence ATGCTTACGCCTTCGAAATCGCTCGTCTGCACAATTTTGATGTCAAATAATGAACCTTGCGGGAGGGAAGTCCATTCGTATGAGAGCAAACTAAATGATCGCCCCGTCTGTATCATGCACTCCAGTGATCCAGAGAAAGATTTCAGCCGATTTCATCAAGAAATTGTCGAGATATTGGCAGGTGAGTCCATACACAGTCGTCGGGCGGAGACATTTGATTTCTCCTGGTTTGTCTTCCTCGATTATCACTTTGGCCGTATGAGCTTTGAGCGCAAGACCATATTTCGCTCAGCACGATTCTTGTGCGGCGCGCACTTTTCTTCTATGTGGTTTGCGCACGGCGCAGATTTCACGGACACCTTGTTTGAAAACTCCGTTGATTTCCAGACGGCAGTATTCGCCGAGGATGTTCGATTTGATAGCGCACAATTTTCAGGGGAAGCGAACTTCAGGCAAGTGGTGTGTAGGGGGGAGGGTTGGTGGCCAGCGGTAAATTTCAAGGGGAATGCAAGTTTTGCTCAATCGAATTTCTCGAAGGAAGCAAATTTCTCCATGGCGACATTTGAGAGTAATGTGGATTTTAGTGGTGCCCGATTTGCCTTCTGCGGCAATTTCAAGGGGGCTACTTTTAGGGAAGGCGCCAATTTCGCTTCAGCTGTTTTTGCGTCAACTGGCGAGCCCGCGGCGGACGGTGCAAACGTTCCACATGTCATTGCTGACTTTTCTGGAGCGAGATATGAAAAGCCATCTCATGTGAGTTTTTATCAGGTTAATAGAGATATCCAGGGAGGGCTTCGGGCACGCTTCGTTAATTGCAACATGGAGGCAGTACGGTTTGTAGATGTTAATTGGCATCGGTGGCATGGGCGAAAAGTGTTGCAAGACGAACTCGATATCGTTTCGCCGCTTAAAAATGAGGAATCAGAGACGGAAAAATTCTTTAAGCAAGCTATGGGTAAACCTCCAACACGATATGAGCTGGTAGCAGTTGGGTATCGGAAGCTCGTTGATAACTTCGAGAAAGTGCGTGAGTATGACTCAGCTGAAGATTTTTCGATCGGCGTCATGGAAATGAAACGGCTCGATCCAGCTCAGCCGATCTTTGTTCGCGTAGCCGTTAACCTCTATCGATGGGCCAGTAATTATGGCAGTAACTATTGGCAAGCCTTGGTAGTATTGGCGCTCATGGTGGTGGTATTCGGACTTCTCTATTCGCTTGTGGGGCTGACACCGAGGCCTAAGCAAACTGTCTTGGAGCCTATTGGCCTCGTTCATGCGGTCGAGGTGGCGACGTTCAAGGGTGAAACCCATGCGATTGCAGGAAATGGGGTTGCGTGGTTTCTTGAAATTCTTGAACGGGTCCTGATTCCCGCTCAAGTGGCGCTGCTTTTGCTGGCACTCCGTCGCCGGTTCAGGCGTTAG
- the queF gene encoding NADPH-dependent 7-cyano-7-deazaguanine reductase QueF, protein MKRKANKTRLGYDERHARSGVSAKLPEIETWPNQYKGYEITIEIPEYTAICPKTGLPDFGTIRLRYMPDKACLELKSLKMYIHAYRNLGIFYENAVNRILQDVVASCRPVWAVVTGEFTARGGLHSRIEAKYP, encoded by the coding sequence GTGAAACGTAAGGCGAACAAGACACGGCTAGGCTATGACGAGCGGCACGCCAGGAGCGGCGTATCGGCCAAACTCCCCGAGATCGAGACCTGGCCCAACCAATATAAGGGCTATGAGATCACGATCGAGATTCCGGAATATACGGCCATCTGCCCGAAGACCGGCCTGCCGGACTTCGGAACGATCCGTCTGCGCTACATGCCGGACAAGGCCTGCCTGGAACTGAAATCGCTGAAGATGTACATCCATGCCTACCGGAACCTCGGCATCTTCTACGAGAACGCCGTCAACCGCATTCTCCAGGACGTGGTCGCCTCCTGCCGGCCGGTCTGGGCCGTCGTCACCGGCGAGTTCACCGCCCGCGGCGGGCTCCACAGCCGGATCGAAGCAAAGTATCCCTGA